A genomic segment from Paraburkholderia hayleyella encodes:
- a CDS encoding TylF/MycF/NovP-related O-methyltransferase has product MHLRYSDRLPHQPSLEKDMSARYSSISVISGMNNPAELNTTLKKLHRADAESIVAGRNITAGHTRGWCLEYGALIESIKNDEVYRESLELALGRTILAEHKLMNLFLIMKFGLEGITGDFLEFGSYKGGSAIFIANVARRLQLPGTVYAFDTFAGMPKTDEVLDLHKLGDFSDTNFDDLAAYVHELGLSNLKLVKGLFSDTAPQVLKSVNAIALAHIDCDIHDAVKYCLDAVQPKMHPKGGYITLDDPLHGSCLGALQAVEDWIIRENLRAEQAYPHLVYRYPTLSPG; this is encoded by the coding sequence GTGCATCTTCGTTATAGTGATCGTCTCCCCCACCAACCAAGCCTGGAAAAAGATATGAGTGCTCGTTATTCATCTATATCAGTCATCTCCGGCATGAACAACCCAGCCGAACTCAACACCACCTTAAAAAAACTTCACCGCGCTGACGCAGAATCCATTGTCGCTGGCCGGAATATAACCGCAGGCCATACACGCGGCTGGTGTTTGGAATACGGTGCTCTGATCGAATCCATCAAAAACGACGAAGTCTATCGGGAAAGCCTCGAATTGGCCCTTGGCCGAACCATACTGGCCGAACACAAACTGATGAACCTGTTTCTTATCATGAAATTCGGGCTTGAGGGAATCACGGGGGATTTTCTGGAATTCGGCAGCTACAAAGGCGGCAGTGCCATCTTCATCGCTAACGTGGCGCGCCGCCTCCAACTCCCCGGTACCGTCTATGCCTTCGATACCTTCGCAGGCATGCCCAAAACCGACGAAGTTCTGGACTTGCATAAGCTGGGCGACTTCTCCGACACGAATTTCGATGACCTTGCTGCCTATGTGCATGAATTAGGACTGAGCAATCTCAAGCTGGTCAAAGGTTTATTTTCCGATACCGCGCCCCAGGTTTTAAAGTCGGTCAATGCCATCGCGCTGGCCCATATCGACTGCGACATCCATGATGCCGTGAAATACTGTCTCGATGCCGTCCAGCCGAAAATGCACCCGAAGGGTGGCTACATTACGCTGGATGACCCTTTGCACGGATCCTGTCTTGGCGCGCTGCAAGCCGTGGAAGACTGGATCATCCGCGAAAATCTCCGCGCGGAGCAAGCCTACCCGCATCTGGTTTACCGCTATCCGACGCTATCGCCAGGTTAA
- the tadA gene encoding tRNA adenosine(34) deaminase TadA, giving the protein MKHPGESATPDLELAAQEARDHYFMMQALAAAQEADAAGEVPVGAVLVKDGVVLARGFNHPIGLHDPSAHAEMVALRGAAQTLANYRLPGCELYVTLEPCLMCAGAIMHARLARVVFGARDPKTGVCGSVVDAFANPQLNHHTVVVGGVLESECSAVLKRFFAQRRQLGRDARDARRASEAIGADSASSGPRQVPQT; this is encoded by the coding sequence ATGAAACATCCAGGTGAGAGCGCTACACCGGACCTTGAGCTCGCAGCCCAGGAGGCGCGTGACCACTATTTCATGATGCAGGCGCTAGCCGCTGCGCAAGAAGCGGACGCTGCGGGAGAAGTGCCGGTGGGCGCGGTCCTGGTCAAGGATGGCGTCGTGCTTGCCAGGGGTTTCAATCACCCGATTGGTTTGCACGACCCGTCAGCACATGCGGAAATGGTGGCGTTGCGCGGCGCGGCCCAGACGCTGGCCAACTACCGTCTGCCGGGATGCGAACTTTATGTGACGCTTGAACCCTGTTTGATGTGTGCTGGCGCCATCATGCATGCCCGCCTTGCCCGCGTGGTGTTCGGCGCACGGGACCCGAAAACCGGTGTGTGCGGCAGCGTGGTGGATGCTTTTGCCAATCCGCAGCTCAATCACCATACGGTAGTGGTCGGAGGCGTGCTTGAAAGTGAATGCAGCGCGGTGCTCAAACGCTTTTTTGCTCAGCGGCGCCAGCTTGGCCGTGATGCGCGTGACGCGCGCCGGGCGTCGGAGGCCATCGGGGCTGATAGCGCGTCATCAGGGCCACGCCAGGTTCCCCAGACGTAA
- a CDS encoding GNAT family N-acetyltransferase, protein MTTTTRIRLARAADIDYIFEIRTSVKENHLSLAELSERGITHEAIQNAIASDDCIWMAEAEGVPVGFAMADADEGSVFAVFVQPAWEGRGLGRLLMEKAEAFLFERHETIWLETDGRSRASGFCTKLGWNSVRSYDNGDLRFEKRRNGETVPRPKNLIKARPCPASKTEINTG, encoded by the coding sequence ATGACAACGACTACCCGTATCAGGCTCGCCCGCGCTGCGGATATCGATTACATCTTCGAGATTCGCACGAGTGTTAAGGAAAACCATTTGTCGCTGGCCGAGCTGTCGGAGCGAGGGATTACTCACGAAGCCATACAGAATGCCATCGCGTCTGATGACTGCATCTGGATGGCGGAAGCGGAGGGTGTTCCGGTTGGGTTTGCGATGGCGGATGCGGATGAAGGCAGCGTATTCGCTGTTTTTGTTCAACCCGCCTGGGAAGGCCGTGGGTTGGGCCGTTTGCTCATGGAAAAAGCCGAGGCGTTTCTGTTCGAACGGCATGAAACGATTTGGCTGGAGACGGACGGACGAAGCCGGGCCAGCGGTTTCTGCACGAAACTGGGCTGGAATTCCGTGAGGTCATATGACAACGGAGATCTTCGTTTCGAGAAACGGAGAAACGGAGAGACGGTTCCGCGACCGAAAAACCTTATCAAGGCTCGGCCTTGCCCAGCATCAAAAACAGAAATAAACACAGGTTAG
- a CDS encoding YcgJ family protein, with protein sequence MAALLAVSALPVQAAPRAALYAPAPGVLCDRYLCASRAGGVSRELTEKYLGKKAAARLYSQGDFDPTGFTFANGIFCDVKERLCRSDRYYGEDGKRSGTISRKYTKLLFGH encoded by the coding sequence CTGGCCGCGCTGCTGGCCGTGTCTGCGCTGCCTGTGCAGGCGGCGCCGCGCGCCGCCCTCTATGCGCCAGCGCCGGGCGTGCTGTGCGACCGCTATTTATGTGCGAGCCGTGCGGGCGGGGTTTCCCGCGAACTGACTGAAAAATATCTCGGCAAGAAGGCTGCGGCCAGGCTGTACTCGCAAGGTGACTTCGACCCGACCGGATTCACCTTTGCCAATGGCATTTTCTGTGATGTCAAAGAGCGCTTGTGTCGTAGTGACCGGTATTACGGCGAAGACGGCAAACGCAGCGGAACCATTTCCAGGAAATACACAAAACTGCTTTTTGGTCACTAG
- a CDS encoding 4-hydroxybenzoate 3-monooxygenase, translated as MRTQVGIIGAGPAGLLLSHLLHLRGIESVVLEARTREQIESTIRAGVLEQGTMDVLRESGVGERMRAEGALHHGIELAFDGKRRRIDLHGLTGQSITVYAQHEVIKDLVAARLAADGTILFGVHDVSLHGIETPTPSIRYRHEGEAHTLECDFVIGCDGSQGVSRAAIPVDARRDYERVYPFGWFGILAEGRPTADELIYARHDRGFALISTRSPNVQRMYFQCDPKDSLEAWPDDRIWSELHARVDSADGQQVIDGKIFQKNIVGMRSFVSATMQHGRLFLAGDAAHIVPPTGAKGLNLAVSDVRILSHALEIWYRSGNEAALAAYSETALKRIWRAEHFSWWMTRMMHRLDDASPFEQQLQVAELEHVTTSRTAAKSLAENYVGCVAI; from the coding sequence ATGCGTACTCAAGTCGGTATTATCGGAGCAGGCCCGGCGGGCCTGCTTCTGTCCCATCTGTTGCATCTCAGGGGGATCGAATCAGTGGTTCTCGAAGCGCGTACCCGTGAGCAGATCGAATCGACCATCCGTGCGGGTGTGCTGGAGCAGGGCACGATGGACGTGCTGCGCGAATCGGGCGTCGGCGAGCGGATGAGGGCGGAAGGCGCCTTGCACCATGGCATTGAACTCGCGTTTGACGGCAAGCGGCGGCGCATTGACCTGCATGGCTTGACAGGCCAGTCGATCACCGTTTACGCCCAGCATGAGGTCATCAAGGATCTGGTGGCGGCACGCCTGGCGGCGGATGGGACGATCCTGTTTGGGGTCCACGACGTTTCGCTGCATGGCATAGAGACGCCAACGCCTTCCATCCGGTATCGGCACGAAGGCGAGGCTCATACGCTCGAATGCGATTTCGTGATCGGCTGCGATGGCTCACAAGGCGTATCGCGCGCGGCTATTCCCGTTGATGCTCGCCGCGATTACGAGCGGGTCTACCCGTTTGGGTGGTTCGGTATTCTTGCTGAAGGACGGCCGACGGCCGACGAGCTGATTTACGCCCGTCACGATCGCGGTTTTGCCTTGATTAGCACGCGCTCGCCCAATGTGCAGCGGATGTATTTTCAGTGCGACCCGAAAGACTCGCTGGAAGCGTGGCCGGACGACCGGATCTGGAGTGAATTGCATGCGCGTGTCGATTCCGCCGATGGGCAGCAAGTCATCGACGGCAAGATATTTCAGAAGAACATCGTGGGCATGCGGAGTTTCGTCTCGGCCACGATGCAGCACGGCCGCCTGTTTCTTGCCGGTGACGCGGCGCACATTGTTCCGCCCACGGGTGCAAAAGGGCTCAATCTTGCGGTTTCTGACGTCCGGATACTCAGTCATGCACTGGAAATCTGGTACCGCAGCGGCAATGAGGCGGCCCTTGCGGCCTACAGCGAAACGGCGTTGAAACGGATCTGGCGGGCCGAGCACTTCTCGTGGTGGATGACGCGCATGATGCATCGCCTTGACGACGCCTCGCCCTTTGAGCAGCAGTTACAGGTTGCCGAACTGGAGCATGTGACGACGTCCCGGACGGCGGCGAAATCGCTGGCGGAAAATTATGTGGGTTGCGTGGCTATCTAG
- a CDS encoding ketopantoate reductase family protein, producing MKIAILGAGAMGSLFGGLLAEQNQDVTLLDINEAHLSAIRTQGLILETHGRRRSLTNLRVSRPDKTESIPELLMVFTKSFHTRAALSDVSRVMGPDTTVLTLQNGLGNVELLREFVSLEQIVVGMTTWPADMSRPGAVSSHGAGKIRLMSADGIARPGVEAIAALLNAAGLQCSVDPNVWSAIWEKVAFNAALNSLCAVTGCSVDGIAAVPGGLILARAIVGEVLAVAQAKGIDTDRASCMENVTQAIAKHVGHQPSMLQDVLAGRRTEIEGINGAVVRAAREENLQVTHTETLLELVRLVQARVSGFAG from the coding sequence ATGAAAATCGCTATTCTCGGCGCGGGTGCCATGGGATCGCTGTTCGGCGGCCTGCTCGCCGAACAAAACCAGGATGTGACGCTCCTCGACATCAATGAAGCGCACCTGTCGGCGATCCGCACGCAGGGGCTCATTCTGGAGACCCACGGTAGGCGCCGGTCGCTGACAAACCTGCGCGTCAGTCGCCCTGACAAAACAGAATCGATTCCCGAATTGCTGATGGTCTTTACCAAGTCCTTTCATACACGCGCGGCACTGTCTGACGTCAGCCGGGTGATGGGTCCGGACACAACCGTGCTGACGCTGCAAAACGGTCTGGGCAATGTCGAACTCCTGCGTGAGTTTGTCTCGCTTGAACAAATCGTCGTTGGCATGACGACCTGGCCTGCGGATATGTCCCGGCCGGGAGCCGTCAGTTCGCACGGAGCAGGCAAAATTCGGCTGATGTCGGCTGATGGCATTGCGCGACCAGGCGTGGAGGCCATCGCGGCGTTGCTGAATGCCGCCGGATTGCAGTGCAGCGTCGACCCCAACGTCTGGTCAGCCATTTGGGAAAAGGTTGCGTTCAACGCGGCATTGAACAGCCTGTGCGCCGTCACGGGCTGCTCCGTTGACGGCATTGCGGCCGTGCCAGGCGGGCTGATACTGGCCCGGGCCATCGTCGGGGAGGTGCTCGCTGTCGCTCAAGCCAAAGGGATCGACACCGATCGCGCGAGCTGCATGGAGAACGTGACTCAGGCCATCGCAAAGCATGTCGGACATCAACCGTCGATGCTGCAAGACGTGCTGGCTGGCCGTCGCACGGAAATCGAGGGCATCAATGGCGCCGTTGTCCGCGCCGCCCGGGAAGAAAACCTGCAGGTTACGCATACTGAAACGCTGCTTGAACTCGTTCGGCTCGTACAAGCCCGGGTAAGCGGCTTTGCTGGCTAA
- a CDS encoding aldehyde dehydrogenase — protein MNLVSMLINGARCAASSGATFERCNPLDNTVVSRAPAASVADAKAAVHAAAAAFAAWSTMGPGERRTLLNRAADVLEAKSEALVSVMIAETGAAQLWARTNVTLAAEGLREAAAMTTQITGEVIPSDVPGSVAFSVRQAAGVVLAIAPWNAPIILGMRAIALPLACGNTIVLKGSEICPATHGIIIEALQEAGLPPGVVNYVTNAPADAGAIVDALIAEPAVRRVNFTGSTRVGRMIAAQCARYLKPSVLELGGKAPLLVLHDADIAAAVEAAAYGAFINSGQICMSTERIVVDEKIADEFVARLARKTASLSLGDPRKGPAVMGPVFDMGTVTKCNALIDDALAQGATLVCGGQSQTTLMTATLLDHVTAKMDIYREESFGPVKAIVRVNGDEEALACANDNEYGLSSAIFSRDVARALALAKRVEAGHCHINGPTMHDEAQMPFGGMKASGFGHFGGKAGVAEFTDLRWLTIQTGPRHYPF, from the coding sequence ATGAACCTGGTATCGATGTTGATTAACGGAGCGCGCTGCGCAGCATCGAGCGGTGCGACATTCGAACGTTGCAATCCGCTGGACAACACGGTGGTATCGCGCGCACCCGCCGCCTCGGTGGCTGATGCGAAAGCGGCGGTGCACGCGGCTGCGGCCGCGTTTGCAGCCTGGTCCACGATGGGACCGGGCGAGCGGCGCACGCTGTTGAACCGCGCCGCCGATGTGCTGGAGGCCAAAAGCGAAGCGCTGGTGTCCGTCATGATCGCGGAAACAGGTGCTGCCCAACTGTGGGCGCGGACCAACGTCACGCTTGCGGCGGAGGGCTTGCGCGAAGCGGCCGCGATGACGACGCAAATAACAGGCGAGGTGATTCCGTCGGACGTGCCGGGCAGCGTTGCCTTCAGCGTGCGTCAAGCGGCGGGGGTGGTGCTGGCGATCGCGCCATGGAATGCGCCCATCATCCTCGGCATGCGGGCGATCGCACTGCCGTTAGCCTGCGGTAACACCATTGTGCTGAAGGGCTCCGAGATCTGTCCCGCCACGCACGGAATCATCATCGAGGCGTTGCAGGAGGCGGGCTTGCCGCCTGGTGTCGTGAACTATGTGACAAACGCGCCGGCCGATGCCGGTGCGATTGTCGACGCGCTGATCGCGGAGCCGGCCGTGCGGCGCGTGAACTTCACCGGTTCGACGCGCGTGGGCCGCATGATTGCCGCGCAATGCGCCAGGTACCTCAAGCCTTCGGTGCTCGAGTTGGGTGGCAAGGCGCCGCTTCTGGTTCTTCACGACGCGGATATCGCGGCAGCGGTCGAGGCCGCTGCTTATGGCGCATTCATCAATTCGGGGCAGATCTGCATGTCGACCGAACGTATTGTCGTGGACGAGAAAATCGCCGATGAGTTCGTCGCCCGTCTGGCCAGGAAAACGGCAAGCCTTTCGCTTGGCGACCCGCGCAAAGGGCCGGCCGTGATGGGGCCCGTCTTCGATATGGGGACAGTCACGAAATGCAATGCGCTGATCGACGATGCGCTGGCGCAGGGAGCCACGCTAGTGTGCGGCGGCCAATCTCAAACCACGTTGATGACGGCGACGCTGCTCGATCACGTCACGGCGAAGATGGATATCTATCGTGAGGAATCTTTCGGACCGGTGAAAGCCATCGTCCGGGTCAACGGCGATGAAGAAGCGCTGGCCTGCGCCAACGACAACGAATATGGGCTTTCATCCGCCATTTTCAGCCGTGATGTCGCGCGGGCCCTGGCGCTGGCAAAGCGCGTCGAAGCCGGTCACTGCCACATCAATGGTCCGACTATGCATGATGAAGCGCAGATGCCCTTTGGCGGAATGAAAGCCAGTGGGTTCGGACATTTTGGCGGCAAGGCAGGGGTCGCCGAGTTTACCGATTTACGCTGGTTGACCATCCAGACCGGACCCCGGCATTACCCGTTCTGA
- a CDS encoding LysR family transcriptional regulator, translating to MSFNLQQLSMFTTIVSAGSLGRAASVLDMTQPALSRSIKRLEESVGAPLFERHTKGMHLTALGRALVPHAVSLQREAKQAREELDAIRGLAKGVIKVGVVGSIASLVLPMAVAQVLQKWPNLRVEILEGVWDRLAEGLLTHEIDLALSTPGQETDEISAISNCQWSDRSHIVAALSHPLHRKRNLGLEDTLNERWALTPKGTGPYLHMMETFEARGVAFPEIAVETRSIIVLKSLVARCGFVSWMAEPMYDTERTSGIFDALDISGVDAPRTLTAFRRRQGMLPASALKLLDELRLLTGRLAQR from the coding sequence ATGAGTTTTAATTTGCAACAGCTATCCATGTTCACTACGATCGTCTCAGCAGGCAGCCTGGGCCGGGCCGCGAGCGTGCTGGACATGACCCAGCCCGCGCTGAGCCGGTCGATCAAACGGCTTGAAGAATCAGTGGGCGCACCGTTATTCGAACGCCACACGAAAGGCATGCACCTGACTGCACTCGGCCGTGCGCTCGTGCCTCACGCGGTGTCACTGCAAAGAGAAGCCAAACAGGCACGCGAAGAGCTTGATGCCATCCGTGGACTGGCCAAAGGCGTGATCAAGGTGGGAGTGGTCGGCAGCATTGCGAGCCTCGTATTACCCATGGCGGTGGCGCAAGTGCTACAAAAATGGCCAAACCTGCGAGTGGAAATTTTGGAAGGTGTCTGGGACCGGCTAGCCGAAGGACTGCTCACGCACGAAATTGACCTCGCCTTGTCTACACCCGGCCAGGAAACCGACGAAATTTCGGCGATCTCGAACTGTCAGTGGTCTGACCGGAGCCATATCGTCGCCGCGCTGAGCCACCCGCTACACCGCAAACGCAATCTTGGGCTCGAAGATACGCTCAACGAGCGTTGGGCATTAACCCCCAAAGGCACCGGACCCTACCTGCATATGATGGAAACCTTCGAGGCAAGGGGCGTCGCCTTCCCCGAAATCGCCGTGGAAACGCGCTCCATCATTGTTCTTAAAAGCCTTGTGGCGCGCTGTGGTTTCGTGTCGTGGATGGCTGAGCCGATGTACGACACGGAGCGGACTTCGGGAATTTTCGACGCGCTGGATATTTCGGGCGTCGATGCACCGAGAACCCTGACCGCATTTCGTCGGCGCCAGGGAATGCTGCCTGCGTCCGCACTGAAACTGCTTGATGAGCTGCGTCTTTTAACCGGCAGGCTGGCACAGCGTTGA
- the ldcA gene encoding muramoyltetrapeptide carboxypeptidase, which yields MTAPRILELIAPSGYPDNSNVVQLALQRLAEQGLQIEGEPVTQRRYQRFAGTDGERAADLNRLADPARRLPDIVLAVRGGYGAVRVLHGLDYEGLQRRLQEQPVALVGHSDFTAIQLALLARAGLTTFAGPMLTSDFGAPVLSAFTQEHFWTALTQPVFALTVTAPQIQSADVTGTLWGGNLAMLAALVGTPYMPPVKGGILFLEDINEQPFRLERMIYQLHLAGILEQQQALVLGDFSGSRTFDYDNGYDLYAMIAQVRSLVGIPVFTGLPFGHIPDKVTLPMGAKAHLMANTHGFTLTLSGHPTLA from the coding sequence ATGACTGCTCCTCGCATCCTCGAACTGATCGCGCCTTCAGGCTATCCCGACAATTCAAACGTGGTTCAGCTCGCGTTGCAGCGTTTGGCGGAGCAAGGTCTGCAGATCGAGGGCGAGCCGGTCACGCAGCGGCGCTATCAACGCTTTGCCGGCACCGATGGCGAACGGGCTGCCGATCTGAACCGTCTGGCTGACCCTGCGCGGCGTTTGCCGGATATTGTTCTGGCCGTACGCGGTGGATATGGCGCGGTGCGCGTGTTGCACGGTCTCGACTACGAAGGCTTGCAACGACGTTTGCAGGAGCAGCCCGTGGCGTTGGTGGGGCATAGCGATTTCACGGCGATTCAACTGGCTTTGCTGGCACGCGCGGGGCTCACGACGTTCGCTGGCCCGATGCTGACGAGCGATTTCGGCGCGCCGGTTCTTAGTGCATTCACGCAGGAACACTTCTGGACGGCACTGACCCAGCCGGTTTTCGCGCTGACGGTGACGGCGCCGCAAATCCAGAGCGCCGATGTGACAGGCACGTTGTGGGGTGGCAACCTGGCGATGCTGGCTGCACTGGTTGGCACACCCTATATGCCGCCTGTGAAAGGCGGCATCCTTTTTCTTGAAGACATCAACGAGCAGCCATTCCGGCTCGAACGGATGATCTATCAACTCCATCTGGCGGGCATTCTGGAGCAGCAGCAGGCGCTGGTGCTGGGAGACTTCTCGGGCAGCCGGACCTTCGATTACGACAACGGCTATGACTTGTACGCGATGATTGCGCAGGTGCGCTCGCTGGTCGGGATTCCGGTGTTCACGGGTTTACCGTTTGGTCATATTCCCGACAAGGTCACGTTGCCGATGGGGGCGAAGGCACATCTCATGGCCAATACGCATGGCTTTACGCTGACGCTCTCGGGACATCCGACACTGGCGTAA
- a CDS encoding MFS transporter, translating into MSDNNTLLPPTVDIGRMLDDGRFSTFQKMIVLLAALSIVMDGFDGQLIGFAIPSLIKEWGITRNAFAPAVAAGLVGMGIGSAFAGLFADRFGRRWAIIGSVLVFGLATSLIALSPNVATIAFLRFCAGLGIGGALPSSTTMTAEFTPARRRTLAVTATIVCVPLGGMLAGLFASMVLPHYGWRGLFALGGIVPVAFAVLLFFILPESPRYLARHRERWAELRTLLARMAHPFEKEVIFTDRKEQQSGQRAGLGALFVAGRGRDTIAIWIAFFMNLLAVYSAFSWLPTMLAGEGLSPSVAGSGLTAYNLGGVIGALGCAVAIGRFGSRWPLLACCLAAAASALFLRGLDFSAHTTLLVFCIGLHGLFVNAVQSTMYALCVYIYPTEVRATGTALALAFGRLGAILSAFAGAWLITQGGAPAYLGMLGLAMLMVFVCLMAVRRHIPRLGHL; encoded by the coding sequence ATGAGCGATAACAATACGCTGCTTCCGCCGACGGTCGATATAGGTCGCATGCTCGACGACGGAAGGTTCTCCACGTTTCAGAAAATGATTGTGCTGCTCGCCGCGCTTTCCATCGTGATGGACGGTTTCGACGGGCAGCTTATTGGCTTCGCTATCCCCAGTTTGATCAAGGAATGGGGGATCACGCGTAACGCTTTTGCTCCCGCCGTTGCTGCGGGTCTGGTCGGCATGGGCATTGGCAGTGCCTTCGCCGGGTTGTTTGCCGACCGGTTTGGCCGACGCTGGGCGATCATCGGCAGCGTGCTGGTTTTTGGTCTGGCAACCAGTTTGATTGCGCTCTCGCCCAACGTCGCAACGATTGCGTTCCTGCGTTTTTGCGCCGGGCTCGGCATTGGTGGAGCCTTGCCCAGCTCGACCACCATGACGGCCGAGTTCACCCCGGCGCGGCGGCGAACCCTTGCGGTGACCGCAACCATCGTCTGCGTTCCGCTCGGTGGCATGCTGGCCGGGCTCTTCGCCAGCATGGTGCTGCCGCACTATGGCTGGCGTGGTCTTTTTGCACTCGGCGGCATCGTTCCTGTCGCATTTGCTGTCCTGCTCTTTTTCATCCTGCCGGAATCGCCGCGCTATCTCGCCCGTCACAGGGAGCGATGGGCTGAACTGCGCACGTTGCTGGCGCGAATGGCTCATCCGTTTGAAAAAGAAGTGATTTTCACCGACAGGAAAGAGCAGCAATCCGGGCAACGTGCGGGTCTCGGCGCGCTGTTCGTGGCGGGCCGGGGGCGCGACACGATTGCCATCTGGATCGCTTTCTTCATGAATCTTCTTGCGGTTTATAGCGCGTTCAGCTGGCTTCCCACCATGCTTGCAGGCGAGGGGCTTAGCCCGTCGGTGGCGGGTTCAGGGCTGACCGCTTATAACCTCGGTGGCGTGATCGGTGCGCTCGGTTGTGCCGTGGCGATCGGGCGTTTTGGTTCACGTTGGCCATTGCTTGCCTGTTGTCTCGCGGCGGCGGCCAGCGCGCTGTTTTTACGCGGCCTTGATTTTTCCGCTCACACGACGTTGCTGGTGTTTTGCATCGGTTTGCATGGGCTGTTCGTCAATGCGGTCCAGTCAACGATGTACGCCTTGTGCGTGTACATCTATCCGACCGAGGTGCGTGCCACCGGAACCGCGCTGGCGCTGGCCTTTGGACGGCTGGGCGCTATTCTCAGTGCTTTTGCTGGCGCATGGCTCATCACTCAGGGCGGCGCGCCGGCTTATCTGGGCATGCTGGGCCTGGCCATGCTGATGGTGTTTGTCTGTCTGATGGCCGTTCGACGTCATATTCCGCGCCTCGGTCATCTTTGA
- the mdlC gene encoding benzoylformate decarboxylase: MQESIIDPLTVRNVVVELLRRLGMTSVFANPGSTELPMFRDFPADFRYVLGLQEAAVIGMADGYAQASGNAALVSLHSAAGLGNAMGNIFTAFKNQSPLVITAGQQARSILPFDPFLFSSQAVNLPKPYVKWSIEPARAADVPLAIARAYHIAMQEPRGPVFVSIPVDDWDRPAAPVELTRVSTRARPDPERLAEIGAALDECVRPAIVVGAQVDRAGAWDDAIRLAERHHARVYVAPMSSRCSFPEDHRLFAGFLPPIREKIVQALEGHDLIFVLGAPAFTYHVEGHGPHIPVGAKLCQLIDDPAIAAWTPLGTAVVANLQLGLADLMARPAPKTRPLPAPRPPCERAEPTKVMSVEFALQTLAEVRDPADIVVEEAPSSRPAIQRYLPFTQSQTFFTMASGGLGYGMPAAVGVALARPGTRVIGLIGDGSTMYSPQAIYSAVQQGLPVTFVILNNSRYAALQEFAPVFGFSASDPVQGTDLPGLDFVSLAKGMGCKGVRVDDASQLLPVLAQALSSGETRLVEIVVS; encoded by the coding sequence ATGCAAGAAAGCATCATCGATCCATTAACTGTCCGTAATGTTGTTGTTGAACTGTTGCGCCGGCTTGGCATGACTTCAGTATTTGCTAATCCGGGCTCGACCGAGCTGCCCATGTTCCGCGATTTCCCGGCAGATTTCCGCTACGTCCTGGGGCTTCAGGAAGCCGCCGTCATCGGCATGGCGGATGGTTATGCCCAGGCAAGCGGCAATGCGGCGCTGGTCAGCCTGCATTCAGCCGCGGGCTTGGGTAACGCCATGGGCAACATTTTTACCGCCTTTAAAAATCAGTCCCCCCTGGTGATTACCGCTGGACAGCAGGCGCGCTCCATCTTGCCCTTCGATCCGTTTCTTTTTTCGTCCCAGGCGGTCAATCTGCCCAAGCCCTACGTGAAATGGAGCATCGAGCCCGCGCGGGCGGCGGATGTGCCGCTTGCCATAGCCCGTGCTTATCACATAGCCATGCAGGAACCACGCGGCCCGGTTTTCGTTTCTATCCCAGTTGACGATTGGGACCGGCCCGCCGCGCCCGTTGAGCTCACCCGTGTCAGTACCCGTGCGAGGCCCGATCCGGAGCGGCTCGCGGAGATCGGTGCGGCGCTCGATGAATGCGTCCGGCCCGCTATCGTCGTGGGTGCGCAAGTCGATCGCGCGGGCGCATGGGATGACGCGATCCGTCTCGCGGAACGCCACCATGCCCGCGTTTATGTTGCGCCGATGTCATCGCGTTGCAGCTTCCCGGAAGATCACCGGCTCTTCGCCGGGTTTTTGCCGCCGATACGCGAGAAAATCGTGCAGGCGCTGGAAGGCCACGATCTGATTTTCGTGCTCGGCGCGCCAGCATTCACGTATCACGTCGAGGGCCATGGGCCGCACATACCCGTTGGCGCGAAGCTATGCCAACTGATCGACGATCCTGCGATAGCCGCCTGGACGCCGCTCGGCACAGCGGTTGTGGCCAATCTCCAGCTTGGCCTCGCTGATCTGATGGCGCGCCCTGCGCCAAAAACGCGGCCGTTGCCTGCTCCCCGCCCACCTTGCGAGCGGGCTGAGCCGACCAAAGTCATGTCCGTCGAGTTTGCCTTGCAGACGCTTGCAGAGGTACGTGATCCCGCCGATATCGTCGTCGAGGAAGCGCCCAGTTCGCGCCCGGCGATACAACGCTATCTGCCGTTCACGCAAAGCCAGACTTTTTTTACGATGGCGAGCGGCGGCCTGGGTTATGGCATGCCCGCGGCAGTCGGCGTGGCCCTGGCCCGGCCGGGAACGCGTGTGATCGGTCTCATCGGCGACGGCTCCACCATGTATTCCCCGCAGGCGATCTATAGCGCCGTTCAACAGGGCCTTCCGGTTACGTTTGTCATTCTCAACAACTCCCGCTATGCCGCTTTGCAGGAGTTCGCTCCAGTATTCGGCTTTTCTGCCTCTGACCCCGTGCAGGGAACCGATCTTCCGGGTCTCGATTTTGTCTCGCTGGCTAAAGGCATGGGATGTAAGGGCGTGCGCGTCGACGACGCATCGCAGTTATTGCCCGTGTTAGCGCAAGCGCTTTCGTCCGGCGAAACAAGGCTCGTGGAAATTGTCGTGAGCTAG